Proteins encoded within one genomic window of Misgurnus anguillicaudatus chromosome 18, ASM2758022v2, whole genome shotgun sequence:
- the cd164 gene encoding sialomucin core protein 24: protein MSCQDSPEKPVCLNSTLVNETANCSTVNCTGESCCPAILSFSFNRFITMNVMCNKLYFLCTVSTVAPPVTSPANITTIQPNATTTVATTKSPTVPPTKNSTITNTTTASPTSTPPPPKKSTFDAASFIGGIVLVLGLQAVIFFLYKFCKSKDRNYHTL from the exons ATGTCCTGCCAAG aTTCACCTGAAAAACCAGTTTGTCTTAATTCTACTTTAGTGAATGAAACAGCCAACTGCAGTACTGTTAACTGCACTGGTGAGTCCTGTTGTCCTGCCATCTTAAGCTTCTCCTTTAATAGATTTA TAACTATGAATGTTATGTGtaataaactgtattttctCTGCACTGTATCAACCGTGGCCCCACCTGTGACTTCCCCTGCAAATATCACCACCATCCAGCCTAACG CTACTACCACAGTGGCCACCACTAAATCACCAACAGTCCCTCCGACTAAGAATAGCACAA TCACAAATACCACGACTGCGTCGCCTACTTCAACTCCACCTCCACCTAAGAAGTCCACCTTTGATGCTGCCAGTTTCATCGGAGGAATCGTGTTGGTTCTTGGCCTTCAAGCTGTCATCTTTTTCCTTTACAAGTTTTGCAAGTCCAAAGATCGCAACTATCACACCCTGTAA
- the cep57l1 gene encoding centrosomal protein CEP57L1 isoform X1, with translation MDHLRDQTLNLDSPSKQSYVGSFYMPPEKLSRPLYMNTVSHPPDRNISGLQEISPQVYRTVPDAGSRAVIAALKTLQEKMRRIELERAQAAKNAQHFSQDAQLQVNTSAQIEINSKERKNESSQKKELASKLRSAETRCSLLEKQLDYMKKMVACAETDSITQRERRVSRILQSNLGIEEPVCKEGTNTDLQIQAQLNKLERLEKEYLKLTSTQSEAERKIELLEQKLLLEEHQRKLVQDKAEELQRDFEKNLLSLSAATRPKGKKKKDKASCRKSPSVKAEAAPPQFLPKAKRLPFVAGTSTSPSHSVNANVQSVLHMMKHRNPRLCERVSALQKSASENQRDQREPQFSPDKAASALGSLSEILLALQDELGQMSFEHQELVKQIDETDKRELRDDLERELDCLVRRMEEKATQISKLRKHQQTVQKLAQPPSSPRQKQQKQAKPGGTEDKTRIQSGVQAFPVSPVKASPSKGQKQCRTSQESLRLLRETQKLGSSLRRKDITWET, from the exons ATGGACCATTTACGAGATCAG ACTTTAAATCTGGACTCGCCGTCTAAACAGAGTTACGTTGGTAGTTTTTACATGCCCCCAGAGAAGCTCTCAAGACCCCTGTACATGAACACAGTGTCGCATCCACCGGACAGGAATATATCAGGATTACAGGAGATCAGCCCACAGGTTTATCGTACGGTTCCTGATGCTGGAAGCAGAG CAGTGATAGCAGCCCTGAAGACGCTGCAGGAGAAAATGCGACGCATCGAGCTGGAGAGAGCTCAGGCAGCGAAGAACGCCCAGCACTTCTCTCAAGATGCTCAACTCCAAGTTAATACTTCTGCACAGATAGAGATTAACTccaaagagagaaagaatgagtcCTCACAGAAGAAag AGCTGGCTTCAAAGCTTCGTTCTGCAGAAACGCGCTGTTCTCTGCTGGAAAAACAGCTCGACTACATGAAGAAAATGGTGGCGTGTGCAGAGACCGACAGCATCACTCAGAGGGAAAGACGGGTGAGCAGAATACTGCAGTCGAACTTGGGCATAGAG GAGCCAGTTTGCAAGGAGGGCACAAATACCGACCTACAAATACAGGCACAACTCAACAAATTGGAAAGACTTGAAAAGGAGTATCTCAAACTCACCAGTACACAATCTGAGGCTGAG AGAAAGATTGAGCTCTTAGAACAGAAGCTTTTATTGGAGGAACATCAGCGTAAACTTGTCCAGGATAAAGCAGAAGAG TTGCAGAGAGATTTTGAGAAGAATCTCCTCTCGCTTTCGGCTGCTACACGACCCAAAGGCAAGAAAAAGAAGGACAAGGCCTCATGCAGG AAGTCCCCCTCAGTGAAGGCGGAGGCCGCCCCACCTCAGTTTCTTCCTAAGGCTAAACGGCTACCATTTGTAGCTGGAACA TCAACCAGTCCCAGTCACTCAGTCAACGCTAATGTTCAGAGTGTGTTGCACATGATGAAGCACAGGAACCCCCGGCTATGCGAAAGAGTGAGCGCCCTGCAGAAGTCCGCTTCTGAAAACCAGAGGGACCAACGTGAACCTCAGTTCTCCCCCGACAAGGCAGCCTCCGCCCTGGGCAGCCTCTCTGAAATTCTGCTTGCCCTTCAGGATGAACTGGGACAAATGAGCTT TGAACACCAGGAGCTGGTCAAGCAGATAGATGAGACTGATAAACGAGAACTCAGAGACGACCTCGAGAGAGAGCTGGACTGCCTGGTCAGGAGAATGGAAGAAAAAGCAACTCAGATCTCCAAACTACGCAAACATCAGCAAACA GTTCAGAAGCTTGCCCAGCCACCCAGCAGCCCCAGACAAAAACAGCAAAAGCAAGCCAAGCCAGGCGGCACAGAGGACAAAACAAGAATACAGAGTGGAGTACAAGCCTTCCCAGTATCCCCAGTCAAAGCCTCACCCAGTAAGGGCCAGAAACAGTGCAGGACCAGTCAAGAGTCTCTGAGGCTCCTCCGAGAGACGCAGAAACTGGGTTCCAGTCTCCGGAGAAAGGACATCACCTGGGAGACATAG
- the cep57l1 gene encoding centrosomal protein CEP57L1 isoform X3, whose translation MDHLRDQTLNLDSPSKQSYVGSFYMPPEKLSRPLYMNTVSHPPDRNISGLQEISPQVYRTVPDAGSRAVIAALKTLQEKMRRIELERAQAAKNAQHFSQDAQLQVNTSAQIEINSKERKNESSQKKELASKLRSAETRCSLLEKQLDYMKKMVACAETDSITQRERREPVCKEGTNTDLQIQAQLNKLERLEKEYLKLTSTQSEAERKIELLEQKLLLEEHQRKLVQDKAEELQRDFEKNLLSLSAATRPKGKKKKDKASCRKSPSVKAEAAPPQFLPKAKRLPFVAGTSTSPSHSVNANVQSVLHMMKHRNPRLCERVSALQKSASENQRDQREPQFSPDKAASALGSLSEILLALQDELGQMSFEHQELVKQIDETDKRELRDDLERELDCLVRRMEEKATQISKLRKHQQTVQKLAQPPSSPRQKQQKQAKPGGTEDKTRIQSGVQAFPVSPVKASPSKGQKQCRTSQESLRLLRETQKLGSSLRRKDITWET comes from the exons ATGGACCATTTACGAGATCAG ACTTTAAATCTGGACTCGCCGTCTAAACAGAGTTACGTTGGTAGTTTTTACATGCCCCCAGAGAAGCTCTCAAGACCCCTGTACATGAACACAGTGTCGCATCCACCGGACAGGAATATATCAGGATTACAGGAGATCAGCCCACAGGTTTATCGTACGGTTCCTGATGCTGGAAGCAGAG CAGTGATAGCAGCCCTGAAGACGCTGCAGGAGAAAATGCGACGCATCGAGCTGGAGAGAGCTCAGGCAGCGAAGAACGCCCAGCACTTCTCTCAAGATGCTCAACTCCAAGTTAATACTTCTGCACAGATAGAGATTAACTccaaagagagaaagaatgagtcCTCACAGAAGAAag AGCTGGCTTCAAAGCTTCGTTCTGCAGAAACGCGCTGTTCTCTGCTGGAAAAACAGCTCGACTACATGAAGAAAATGGTGGCGTGTGCAGAGACCGACAGCATCACTCAGAGGGAAAGACGG GAGCCAGTTTGCAAGGAGGGCACAAATACCGACCTACAAATACAGGCACAACTCAACAAATTGGAAAGACTTGAAAAGGAGTATCTCAAACTCACCAGTACACAATCTGAGGCTGAG AGAAAGATTGAGCTCTTAGAACAGAAGCTTTTATTGGAGGAACATCAGCGTAAACTTGTCCAGGATAAAGCAGAAGAG TTGCAGAGAGATTTTGAGAAGAATCTCCTCTCGCTTTCGGCTGCTACACGACCCAAAGGCAAGAAAAAGAAGGACAAGGCCTCATGCAGG AAGTCCCCCTCAGTGAAGGCGGAGGCCGCCCCACCTCAGTTTCTTCCTAAGGCTAAACGGCTACCATTTGTAGCTGGAACA TCAACCAGTCCCAGTCACTCAGTCAACGCTAATGTTCAGAGTGTGTTGCACATGATGAAGCACAGGAACCCCCGGCTATGCGAAAGAGTGAGCGCCCTGCAGAAGTCCGCTTCTGAAAACCAGAGGGACCAACGTGAACCTCAGTTCTCCCCCGACAAGGCAGCCTCCGCCCTGGGCAGCCTCTCTGAAATTCTGCTTGCCCTTCAGGATGAACTGGGACAAATGAGCTT TGAACACCAGGAGCTGGTCAAGCAGATAGATGAGACTGATAAACGAGAACTCAGAGACGACCTCGAGAGAGAGCTGGACTGCCTGGTCAGGAGAATGGAAGAAAAAGCAACTCAGATCTCCAAACTACGCAAACATCAGCAAACA GTTCAGAAGCTTGCCCAGCCACCCAGCAGCCCCAGACAAAAACAGCAAAAGCAAGCCAAGCCAGGCGGCACAGAGGACAAAACAAGAATACAGAGTGGAGTACAAGCCTTCCCAGTATCCCCAGTCAAAGCCTCACCCAGTAAGGGCCAGAAACAGTGCAGGACCAGTCAAGAGTCTCTGAGGCTCCTCCGAGAGACGCAGAAACTGGGTTCCAGTCTCCGGAGAAAGGACATCACCTGGGAGACATAG
- the cep57l1 gene encoding centrosomal protein CEP57L1 isoform X2 produces MDHLRDQTLNLDSPSKQSYVGSFYMPPEKLSRPLYMNTVSHPPDRNISGLQEISPQVYRTVPDAGSRAVIAALKTLQEKMRRIELERAQAAKNAQHFSQDAQLQVNTSAQIEINSKERKNESSQKKELASKLRSAETRCSLLEKQLDYMKKMVACAETDSITQRERRVSRILQSNLGIEEPVCKEGTNTDLQIQAQLNKLERLEKEYLKLTSTQSEAERKIELLEQKLLLEEHQRKLVQDKAEELQRDFEKNLLSLSAATRPKGKKKKDKASCRSPSVKAEAAPPQFLPKAKRLPFVAGTSTSPSHSVNANVQSVLHMMKHRNPRLCERVSALQKSASENQRDQREPQFSPDKAASALGSLSEILLALQDELGQMSFEHQELVKQIDETDKRELRDDLERELDCLVRRMEEKATQISKLRKHQQTVQKLAQPPSSPRQKQQKQAKPGGTEDKTRIQSGVQAFPVSPVKASPSKGQKQCRTSQESLRLLRETQKLGSSLRRKDITWET; encoded by the exons ATGGACCATTTACGAGATCAG ACTTTAAATCTGGACTCGCCGTCTAAACAGAGTTACGTTGGTAGTTTTTACATGCCCCCAGAGAAGCTCTCAAGACCCCTGTACATGAACACAGTGTCGCATCCACCGGACAGGAATATATCAGGATTACAGGAGATCAGCCCACAGGTTTATCGTACGGTTCCTGATGCTGGAAGCAGAG CAGTGATAGCAGCCCTGAAGACGCTGCAGGAGAAAATGCGACGCATCGAGCTGGAGAGAGCTCAGGCAGCGAAGAACGCCCAGCACTTCTCTCAAGATGCTCAACTCCAAGTTAATACTTCTGCACAGATAGAGATTAACTccaaagagagaaagaatgagtcCTCACAGAAGAAag AGCTGGCTTCAAAGCTTCGTTCTGCAGAAACGCGCTGTTCTCTGCTGGAAAAACAGCTCGACTACATGAAGAAAATGGTGGCGTGTGCAGAGACCGACAGCATCACTCAGAGGGAAAGACGGGTGAGCAGAATACTGCAGTCGAACTTGGGCATAGAG GAGCCAGTTTGCAAGGAGGGCACAAATACCGACCTACAAATACAGGCACAACTCAACAAATTGGAAAGACTTGAAAAGGAGTATCTCAAACTCACCAGTACACAATCTGAGGCTGAG AGAAAGATTGAGCTCTTAGAACAGAAGCTTTTATTGGAGGAACATCAGCGTAAACTTGTCCAGGATAAAGCAGAAGAG TTGCAGAGAGATTTTGAGAAGAATCTCCTCTCGCTTTCGGCTGCTACACGACCCAAAGGCAAGAAAAAGAAGGACAAGGCCTCATGCAGG TCCCCCTCAGTGAAGGCGGAGGCCGCCCCACCTCAGTTTCTTCCTAAGGCTAAACGGCTACCATTTGTAGCTGGAACA TCAACCAGTCCCAGTCACTCAGTCAACGCTAATGTTCAGAGTGTGTTGCACATGATGAAGCACAGGAACCCCCGGCTATGCGAAAGAGTGAGCGCCCTGCAGAAGTCCGCTTCTGAAAACCAGAGGGACCAACGTGAACCTCAGTTCTCCCCCGACAAGGCAGCCTCCGCCCTGGGCAGCCTCTCTGAAATTCTGCTTGCCCTTCAGGATGAACTGGGACAAATGAGCTT TGAACACCAGGAGCTGGTCAAGCAGATAGATGAGACTGATAAACGAGAACTCAGAGACGACCTCGAGAGAGAGCTGGACTGCCTGGTCAGGAGAATGGAAGAAAAAGCAACTCAGATCTCCAAACTACGCAAACATCAGCAAACA GTTCAGAAGCTTGCCCAGCCACCCAGCAGCCCCAGACAAAAACAGCAAAAGCAAGCCAAGCCAGGCGGCACAGAGGACAAAACAAGAATACAGAGTGGAGTACAAGCCTTCCCAGTATCCCCAGTCAAAGCCTCACCCAGTAAGGGCCAGAAACAGTGCAGGACCAGTCAAGAGTCTCTGAGGCTCCTCCGAGAGACGCAGAAACTGGGTTCCAGTCTCCGGAGAAAGGACATCACCTGGGAGACATAG